The window ACCGACAAGACCTGGAGCTCCCACAGCACCCCCAGGGCGGGCCAcacagtgagggggtgggggggttcccTGGCTGGGCCTCTGCTTTTATTGGGGTCCAGGATGGGGGTGTGGGGTTCCCAGGGCTCATTGCTTATGGTAAAACTAAAACATAGGAGCGGGAATTTAAAGcgccagaaaggaaaaaacaagtgaCCCCAAAGGCCAGTTCTCAAAAGCAACCACGAGCTCtcaaacaagggcgcctggggggcgggggggccggaGAGCTGGCTGTTTATCAAGCGGTGTGTCTGGCAAATAAGTTTATTCCAGATAGCTATCTTTGAAGCGGATGCCTGGGCAATCAAAGCTTAAGTCAGGCACGACAAAAAAgcctggctcagtgggtggaacatgcaagtcatgatctcaggtcctgagttcgagccccacctggggcttagagattacttaaaaaaagagagagagagaaagagaaaacccaacTGCGGGGTTTACACTACACTTGCACTCAGTACTCACCCCGCCCTTGACCTTCTCCCTGAGCCCTCCGCGGAATGCTCTGTCCCCATCCAAGGTCCTCAGCTGGGGCGGGCTGGATGCCTATAAGAAGGGGTCCCCGCTGGGGCCGGCCTCCCGCCGCCATGGACCCCCGCCTACTCACCTGGGCCCTGGTGCTGCTGGGCCCGGCTCTGGCGCTCGTCCTGGGCTCCGCGCCCGCTCCGGAAGCGCGGGAGAAGCTGTGTGGCCACCACTTCGTGCGCGCGCTAGTGCGGTTGTGCGGGGGCCCGCGCTGGTCCTCCGAAGACGGGCGGCGGGTGGCTGGCGGCGACCGTGAGTGGGGGCGGGCGGGGACTGCGCTCTGGGGTTTCTAGGTGGGGCAGGTGCGCGCGGCGCTGGTGGGCGTCGGGGCGGGCGGCTGGGTTTGCACGCGCCTACCGGGGGCCCCTTGCCCGCGGCGCTGGTGTGTGCGAGCGCGCGAAGGATGCGGCCCCGGCCAGGCAGGAAATCAGTGCGCGGCGACCGAGACAGTCTCGCAAGTGCACGGTGAGGTTCTGCCTGATTTACATTTTGTGTCATttgttatgtaaatatttattttttgcattaatttttgatctttaaaaatattgcattaaaatatgatTGATCTTCATTGTTGAGTTTTTTGGCGCCCCCTTGCATTGTGCGTTGAGGGCCAGTGCTCACTCTTCTCACCCTGCGCCGGGCCCTGGTGCTGAAGGTATAAAACGGCTGTGTGTGCCCACGTGTCACACGTGTGTGTCCTAGATGTACACACCTTTGTGGTACAGACACAGCTTGATGTGCAAAGGCGTGCGTGGGGGAGGGCCGGGAAGGGCCATGAGggtatgtgcctgtgtgtgtgtgtgtccatgtgagCCCACTGCCTGCACAGATGTCACATgtcatgtatatgtatatgtcatGTCACCCCTGCTGTCTTTGGCTTTGTAAAGTGTCTATGCGTCTGAGGGATAGGTGGCTTGTGGGAATGTGCACAGCAGGGGACCTGAGCGTGGGTGTGGGTCGAGAGTGCACACATCCGGATGGGGGAGTATATCTGTGCTCAGTAGACAGTAGGCATTTAATAGGTGCTCACTTTCTATTTGTGCACAAGATGAGCATTCGGTGGGTCACTCAGCAGGATGTGAGCGTGCAGGCGTGTGCACATATTGGGGAGGGGTCCTCTAGGGTTCCCTGCCCATGCTGAAATTCTGCTCTGTCCCCAGGTGAGCTGCTGCAGTGGCTGGAAGGACGACATCTCCATGGGCTGGTGGCTGAAGGGGACCCCATGCTGGTTCTCATtccacagcccctgccccaggcctctcGCCATCACCACCGCCGGCGGGCGGCGGCCACCAACCCTGCCCACCACTGCTGCCTCAGCGGCTGCACCCAGCAGGACCTGCTGACCCTGTGTCCTCACTGAATCCTCCCCCCGGCTGTGGCCTCAGAGGATCCAGAGACCCAGAGGGGTCTGGTCTGGTGAGCTCCTGAAGCCACACAGCACCACAAAGCCCTGTCTGGGAGGACCTgtgtcccccacctccccaaggcCACCTTCCTCTGTGGGGCCAACTGCGAAAAAATCACACCTCCACCCTGGCTTGGAAGAGCCTTGGTTTCGCAGAGATGCCAGATACTCAGGGCCAAATGTCCTCCCGTCCGAGGAGCCCCAGGTGCCGCCCTCCCCGCATCTGTGCCACCCCCCTTGAGGTCTCCCCAGTGGTAAATAAATGAAGCTCCCGCAGAATCCAAAGCAGCTTTTTGCATTTTCTCAAGAAAAAGGGACAAGGCTGCATCAGCCCTTGTGCGGGTTGCCCCCCGGCAGCTGGGGACCCCCCACCACTTTCAGGAGCTTGTTAGCAACTTGAGAGTCATCATGATAcaaagtggggaa of the Halichoerus grypus chromosome 1, mHalGry1.hap1.1, whole genome shotgun sequence genome contains:
- the INSL3 gene encoding insulin-like 3, which gives rise to MLCPHPRSSAGAGWMPIRRGPRWGRPPAAMDPRLLTWALVLLGPALALVLGSAPAPEAREKLCGHHFVRALVRLCGGPRWSSEDGRRVAGGDRELLQWLEGRHLHGLVAEGDPMLVLIPQPLPQASRHHHRRRAAATNPAHHCCLSGCTQQDLLTLCPH